In Candidatus Schekmanbacteria bacterium, the following proteins share a genomic window:
- the folE gene encoding GTP cyclohydrolase I FolE yields the protein MERVEKYVKEILSAIGEDVSREGLLKTPKRVIETIEFLTSGYKEDPKKALEGAGFTEDYEEMILLKGIDIFSLCEHHLLPFYGKCHVAYIPRKKLVGLNKLARVVEIYSKRLQIQERLTNQIAQTINEELNPLGVAVVIEAKHLCMMMGGAQEHDARVVTSSILGAFRRPETRAEFMNLIS from the coding sequence ATATTGAGTGCAATTGGCGAAGATGTATCACGGGAGGGCTTATTAAAAACACCCAAGAGAGTCATTGAAACAATAGAATTTCTGACTAGCGGCTATAAGGAAGATCCTAAAAAAGCTCTTGAAGGCGCAGGTTTCACTGAAGATTATGAAGAAATGATTTTATTGAAAGGAATAGATATATTTAGTCTTTGCGAACATCATCTTCTTCCCTTTTATGGCAAGTGCCATGTTGCCTATATACCAAGGAAGAAACTTGTGGGACTCAACAAGTTGGCGCGAGTCGTAGAAATTTATTCGAAACGGCTTCAAATACAAGAACGTTTGACAAATCAGATTGCGCAGACAATTAACGAGGAATTGAATCCCTTAGGCGTCGCCGTTGTTATTGAAGCAAAACATCTATGTATGATGATGGGAGGCGCACAAGAGCACGATGCAAGGGTTGTTACGAGCTCGATTCTCGGTGCATTCAGAAGGCCTGAAACAAGAGCGGAGTTTATGAATCTAATTAGTTAG
- a CDS encoding dCTP deaminase codes for MPVKNDEWIKRMSLERGMIEPFCEKLSSNGVISYGLSSYGYDIRLFNEFKVINDTGKMETVDPKDSKRYDFETIKTDVFEIKPGQTVLGRSLEYFRIPRNVIVLCFGKSTYARCGILVNITPLEPEWEGYITIAISNISLNRVKLYALEGISQIVFIESDETCLVSYADRKGKYQAQKEITSAKV; via the coding sequence ATGCCTGTGAAGAATGATGAATGGATAAAAAGAATGTCCCTCGAAAGAGGGATGATAGAACCCTTTTGCGAAAAACTTTCAAGCAATGGAGTAATATCTTACGGATTGTCTTCTTATGGATATGATATACGGCTTTTTAATGAATTTAAGGTCATCAATGATACAGGGAAAATGGAAACAGTAGATCCGAAAGATTCCAAAAGATATGATTTTGAAACCATAAAAACAGATGTATTTGAGATAAAACCGGGTCAAACAGTCCTTGGCCGTTCCCTTGAATATTTTAGAATTCCCCGTAATGTTATTGTTCTGTGTTTTGGCAAGTCCACATATGCAAGATGTGGGATATTGGTAAATATTACTCCCCTTGAACCGGAATGGGAAGGATATATAACGATAGCAATTTCGAATATCTCGTTGAATAGAGTGAAGCTTTATGCATTGGAAGGAATTTCTCAGATAGTTTTTATTGAAAGCGATGAAACCTGTCTTGTTTCCTATGCTGATAGAAAGGGGAAATATCAAGCCCAAAAAGAGATAACATCAGCAAAAGTATAA
- a CDS encoding glycosyltransferase family 1 protein, with the protein MKRKLNTIQIIPRAGCHSGGTLQAYQLAKGLYERGHDSLLIIRPGKQSIKKAEEFGIPYEAIPMKNEFDLKSVFKLRAIIKKFKPDVIHAHKGLALSLSLAALVGNRKTVLVANRGVMFPLDIFNSIKYRLSRLDGVVAVSNVVREIMIKSSGIQADKVRVIYGGTDLERFDYRISPTKIRNEFNVRDSYPLVGIIANIRRWKGHIYFVEAAKKVVEKFPKALFFIVGRYNEERETFKQLNRRIDELGIGDKLIFTGFREDVPEIISAMDITVNASYDGEGLTGTIRESFAMKTPVVATKIAGNPELVIDGKTGILVPPKDSSALAEGIIKIADNCELLREMGENAYQLILEKFSLESRIKAIEEFYYELLEKRQAI; encoded by the coding sequence ATGAAAAGAAAACTCAACACAATTCAGATTATCCCAAGGGCAGGATGCCACAGCGGTGGGACACTTCAAGCATATCAGCTTGCAAAAGGACTTTATGAGAGAGGCCATGATTCTCTCCTGATTATTCGCCCCGGAAAGCAATCAATAAAGAAAGCTGAAGAGTTTGGTATCCCATATGAGGCGATTCCAATGAAGAATGAATTCGATCTGAAATCTGTATTTAAACTCAGAGCGATTATCAAAAAATTCAAACCTGATGTTATTCACGCCCACAAGGGACTTGCCCTTTCATTGTCCCTTGCCGCCCTTGTGGGAAACAGGAAAACAGTGCTAGTGGCAAACAGAGGGGTAATGTTTCCTCTCGATATATTTAACAGTATAAAATACCGCCTTTCGCGTCTTGATGGAGTTGTGGCAGTTTCCAATGTCGTAAGGGAAATAATGATTAAAAGTTCAGGGATTCAAGCGGATAAAGTGCGTGTAATCTATGGAGGTACAGACCTTGAAAGATTCGATTATAGAATATCACCAACGAAGATCAGAAATGAGTTTAATGTGAGGGATAGTTATCCTCTCGTTGGAATCATTGCAAATATAAGAAGATGGAAGGGGCATATCTATTTCGTTGAGGCAGCAAAAAAGGTAGTGGAAAAGTTTCCAAAAGCGCTTTTTTTCATTGTTGGAAGATACAATGAGGAAAGAGAAACCTTCAAACAATTGAATAGAAGAATAGATGAGCTTGGCATTGGAGATAAACTAATCTTTACAGGGTTTAGGGAGGATGTGCCTGAAATCATTTCAGCTATGGACATTACAGTAAATGCTTCATATGATGGAGAGGGTCTTACAGGTACAATAAGGGAATCTTTTGCTATGAAAACACCTGTTGTTGCAACAAAGATTGCAGGGAATCCTGAACTAGTCATTGACGGGAAAACAGGAATCCTTGTACCTCCAAAAGATTCTTCAGCCCTTGCTGAAGGCATAATTAAAATTGCAGACAATTGCGAACTTTTGAGAGAAATGGGAGAAAATGCCTACCAGCTTATTTTAGAGAAGTTTTCCTTGGAGAGCAGAATCAAGGCAATTGAAGAATTTTACTATGAGCTTTTAGAAAAAAGGCAGGCGATTTGA